Below is a genomic region from Drosophila albomicans strain 15112-1751.03 chromosome 2R, ASM965048v2, whole genome shotgun sequence.
gtatgtatatgaatatatatacaaaatatatattatatatagaatgtGGGCACATCTCGCGCCCAGCGAAACATTgtaataagcaaaacaaaacaaaaaagaaaacagaataGAGTGCAGCACACGcttcgatttttaattttacaaatattattattattattgtggttatatatgtatataattatattataaataattgaagcaaaacgaaaaagaaaaataaaaaattatatatgtaatcAAAGTAAACTAAACTATATATAGTCAGTAGAGTAGTCCTCTAGAACACATCTGTTGTGTAAACGCTGCGCTGTCGTGGCAATGGAGCTCCTTGCTGACGTGCCAGCTTAGTGTGCAGCTCACGCAACATCTCACATTGGCGACCCGAAATCTGACGAAACTTATCGATGGCAATGGGCAGCAGGTTGTCCACCAGGAACACTTTGTTCTTCATCACAAAGTTAGGCTACAAATGGAACAgagttatgttatgttataatataaaagattttttggactcaCATCGACAGCCAAGTCGCTAGGTGGTTTCAGCGCGTGTTGTGCCAAAAATAGATCACGTAGAAGCTGCTCCAGACTCTGCATCAGAGCCTCGCCCTTGGCTAGACAGCCACAGTACTCGGTCAGCTGAAGGAATTGCCGCACAAAGACCAGCGTGGATTGTGTCAAATTCAACCAGGTGTCGCCTGTGGCCTGGGCACGCATATCAATGCCCAAAGTGTCCAGCTCATGCAGCAGCCGCTTGAGGTTCGACTTGGTTTGTAGATTATAAGGCTGCCAGCTCTCCTCAGTGCGTCCGACAGCATCCAGCAAACGTTGCTTCGACTCTTCGATGAGTGACTCCAAAGTGGTGCGCAACAGACCCTCCAAGTGATAACTGATGTCCAGACCAATCTCGGTTAGCTTGGTGGCAGGTTTACGCACGCGTTCCACACACTTGGCCACCGCCTCCAGTGAGGTGCCTTTGGTCAGGTAGTGTTTGATCAGCTGGCTAGCAAAGTACTGCAGCTCTGCATTGCACCACACCACAAGAGCTACAAATGgataaaattaagttttcttATGTTTCGCTTACAATCGGTTATCCAGACTTACCGCTAACACAAGCCGGCTGCTGCTCGAAGGCGCTGAGAAAGTCACAGGCCACTTGGGTGAGATCGCAGAAGAATAACTCGGAGATTTCGGCATTGTTGCGGCGTGCCTCACGCTGTGCCACACGCAGACTAACTGTGCACACTTTGAGTAGAGTGGCACTTGCCTGCCTGGAGCGTCCCATCTCCACTAGAATCTTGAGCGGCCGTCGAGCGGCACGCAAGGCAATTTGCAGATTGCGATTGTGACTGTTTGACAGCTCCTGGATGAGGACGTTAGTTAGCTTTTGTTCCTGTTGCTTCACCTTGCTCTCGATGGCATCCGCTTGCGGCAGTTTCTTCCTGTCAGCCTGCCGCAGAAAATCCTGGGTGCGCTTTATAAGCGCTTGGGCGTCCTCAAAGTGTCGTTGGGCCACCAGCGTTTGCAGCTCCTCGCTGGCCGTGCTCAGCCACTCTGGCGTTTCATCCTCCAGCGATTTCGGTTGCGCATCGCTGGGACTCTGATCCTGCAGCTTCTCGGGTGTGGTGCTCTTTGAgggcgtctgctgctgcttggtgCGTCCTGGTGGCTGTGGCGCTTGACCCTTCTTCGATTTCTTCTGCTGATCAAAGCGAAACGCTTCCTCCAACTTTTCAATCCATTCGCTTTTGCCTGCTGCCGTGATGCTCTGATAGATCTTGGAACCGTCGGGAGTGATAATGTTGATTGCATTTTTGACGCCATCCAGATCCTTGATGTTGATGACAGCAATCTTCTTGGGATCATACTCAGTGAGGAACTCCAGACGCCTATTATGATTACAGAGTAAGATCATCGCTAAGAGATTTCATGGGGATTCATACTTATCGTGCTTCACTTTGCAGACAATCAGTACATCGTTGAagaggaaaaagaaaacacgcTGTATAGGGCGATAGTCATTGCCATCCAGCTCGATGAGCGCACCCTCGTTGAGGAATGTCTTGCCTTCCAAATTGCCATTGAAACCCTGCACCATTTCTTTAACGGCTCGTGTTGCATGACTGTTCTCCACATCCTCCGTGGCTGCGGCGGCGTTTGCCTCTGCAGCCTCAAGGCTGTCGTTCGCCTTTAGTTGGCTGCTCATCTTGCCATCTGTCATGGTGGCCAAGATGTTGCGTTGCTCGATAAGAATATGCGACAGCTGATACATCTCCGACTCGAGATCTGTAAGAATTGGTTGAATTGATTGAAGAAGGGAATAATCTGTATGAACATAAACTGTATTACGTGATATCTCCTTGGCGGTTTGTATAAACTGCATATAGTTCTTTTTGCATGTTTGCTTGAGC
It encodes:
- the LOC117575763 gene encoding exocyst complex component 8 isoform X2 — encoded protein: MKEFDDFNFSVDKYTKELTRECVGGSDLQQRKKEIEAYNEQTSATLKQTCKKNYMQFIQTAKEISHLESEMYQLSHILIEQRNILATMTDGKMSSQLKANDSLEAAEANAAAATEDVENSHATRAVKEMVQGFNGNLEGKTFLNEGALIELDGNDYRPIQRVFFFLFNDVLIVCKVKHDKRLEFLTEYDPKKIAVINIKDLDGVKNAINIITPDGSKIYQSITAAGKSEWIEKLEEAFRFDQQKKSKKGQAPQPPGRTKQQQTPSKSTTPEKLQDQSPSDAQPKSLEDETPEWLSTASEELQTLVAQRHFEDAQALIKRTQDFLRQADRKKLPQADAIESKVKQQEQKLTNVLIQELSNSHNRNLQIALRAARRPLKILVEMGRSRQASATLLKVCTVSLRVAQREARRNNAEISELFFCDLTQVACDFLSAFEQQPACVSALVVWCNAELQYFASQLIKHYLTKGTSLEAVAKCVERVRKPATKLTEIGLDISYHLEGLLRTTLESLIEESKQRLLDAVGRTEESWQPYNLQTKSNLKRLLHELDTLGIDMRAQATGDTWLNLTQSTLVFVRQFLQLTEYCGCLAKGEALMQSLEQLLRDLFLAQHALKPPSDLAVDPNFVMKNKVFLVDNLLPIAIDKFRQISGRQCEMLRELHTKLARQQGAPLPRQRSVYTTDVF
- the LOC117575763 gene encoding exocyst complex component 8 isoform X1, yielding MKEFDDFNFSVDKYTKELTRECVGGSDLQQRKKEIEAYNEQTSATLKQTCKKNYMQFIQTAKEISRNTVYVHTDYSLLQSIQPILTDLESEMYQLSHILIEQRNILATMTDGKMSSQLKANDSLEAAEANAAAATEDVENSHATRAVKEMVQGFNGNLEGKTFLNEGALIELDGNDYRPIQRVFFFLFNDVLIVCKVKHDKRLEFLTEYDPKKIAVINIKDLDGVKNAINIITPDGSKIYQSITAAGKSEWIEKLEEAFRFDQQKKSKKGQAPQPPGRTKQQQTPSKSTTPEKLQDQSPSDAQPKSLEDETPEWLSTASEELQTLVAQRHFEDAQALIKRTQDFLRQADRKKLPQADAIESKVKQQEQKLTNVLIQELSNSHNRNLQIALRAARRPLKILVEMGRSRQASATLLKVCTVSLRVAQREARRNNAEISELFFCDLTQVACDFLSAFEQQPACVSALVVWCNAELQYFASQLIKHYLTKGTSLEAVAKCVERVRKPATKLTEIGLDISYHLEGLLRTTLESLIEESKQRLLDAVGRTEESWQPYNLQTKSNLKRLLHELDTLGIDMRAQATGDTWLNLTQSTLVFVRQFLQLTEYCGCLAKGEALMQSLEQLLRDLFLAQHALKPPSDLAVDPNFVMKNKVFLVDNLLPIAIDKFRQISGRQCEMLRELHTKLARQQGAPLPRQRSVYTTDVF